From one Leptospira stimsonii genomic stretch:
- a CDS encoding LysM peptidoglycan-binding domain-containing protein — MSQFYVLKNTDTLQRLSAKFYGKWELWKLILDHNSQIENWKTLIPGIRIEIPDPFTEDVFHTIQVGDTYESISLLYYGTEHFSGKIREDNENIQPYENIGSDFFVGALVSSAELQNAARRNSF, encoded by the coding sequence ATGAGTCAGTTTTACGTTCTTAAAAATACAGACACCTTACAAAGGTTATCCGCTAAATTTTACGGAAAGTGGGAATTGTGGAAACTGATTCTGGATCACAATTCTCAAATCGAAAATTGGAAAACTCTAATCCCTGGAATTAGAATCGAAATTCCCGATCCTTTCACGGAGGACGTTTTTCACACGATTCAAGTAGGAGATACTTACGAGTCCATTAGTCTTCTGTATTATGGAACGGAACATTTTTCAGGAAAAATTCGAGAGGATAACGAAAACATCCAGCCGTATGAGAATATCGGTTCTGATTTTTTTGTCGGAGCGCTTGTTTCGAGCGCGGAGCTTCAAAACGCGGCCAGAAGGAATTCTTTCTGA
- a CDS encoding DUF6046 domain-containing protein, which yields MIGGITPPALPAGYIPPEIITGDTDRLIIGADSLSEYEFPSATKIKVSQDKKIELTSIPGGKGTVKELTGYGDWRITVDFTILAAVYGAGLLAAPSNPLVKTMIQKIRELKKLWESNETLYLNHSMLNALGIKNVVCETFSLPDGPIQFSQEVNITFLSDEEYDLDLASLDSKNQNVESTL from the coding sequence ATGATCGGAGGAATTACACCACCGGCTTTACCCGCAGGATACATTCCTCCTGAAATTATTACCGGAGATACGGATCGATTGATTATCGGAGCCGATTCTCTCAGTGAATATGAGTTTCCGTCCGCAACGAAAATCAAAGTTAGCCAGGACAAAAAGATCGAATTAACCTCGATACCTGGAGGAAAGGGAACCGTAAAAGAGCTCACCGGCTACGGTGACTGGAGAATTACCGTTGACTTCACGATTCTCGCCGCGGTGTACGGGGCCGGACTATTGGCGGCTCCTTCGAATCCTTTGGTTAAAACGATGATACAGAAGATTCGGGAATTAAAAAAACTGTGGGAGAGCAATGAAACTCTATATTTGAACCATTCGATGTTAAACGCATTAGGAATTAAGAATGTAGTTTGTGAAACTTTCAGTCTGCCCGACGGACCGATTCAATTCAGTCAGGAAGTGAATATTACCTTTCTATCGGACGAAGAATACGATTTGGACCTTGCTTCTTTGGATTCGAAGAATCAAAACGTGGAGTCTACCTTATGA
- a CDS encoding phage tail protein — protein MAETDTNKLNLIFTINDLASDKISRINKQWDTMKALIGENKKYANEFKNSVVELDSAFLKMKDAFSLVDLGVSILKTSKELYDARIESSKFEGSLKKLGLSVEEVGNLSSTAFQLSTKTGIPVEEMLSGMNKIKTSFKNLNASDLKTLTEKIATATLASGGHFSELTEQLIASSKQLKNFNGDINELDFSKLNYVGIASSKLDTLPSQINRVSNAWNNFKILLGKGIEGSGLVKFGFIGSVLKEIFKSLADGIGKLNLFLSENPKVAEFAGTFSMLGGSVLIGAGALLVLKSVALGLFAALKVAALSNPIGLAIVGIVAAIALVITYWDELKGAAISAWNWIVDTWSNLSGFAKLLIVWFAPIIGIPLLIYENWDNIKNLFSSIGEKIATAFAPIKPHIQWFISIPSSIQSGWNFITDFFGSIVDKILGAFNALPTGVKEILILSMINPIYGIGSLVWQALSNVIGNVRNRMKESGKSLFTAFSDGIMDSVADLKSTVGSVMDAIARFLPHSNALEGPLSNLTGSGRSFVDTFSLGMKNEKNTIPITVNQVMSGFQNGLGMAKESGLSFAKTVSGGVLSGIATLKNAGKNLYTKSLDTISNHSDAKEGPLAKTSGYGRAFVTTVAHGIESETRKMNPVLQRFNEALTPDSKGIVKRTLENRETSEIISGNSKAGNNINIGSIVGQLVLGDRNTNRKKIGEILTEALFAELDRYEEMELA, from the coding sequence TCAATAAACAATGGGATACCATGAAGGCATTGATCGGTGAAAACAAAAAATATGCGAATGAATTTAAAAATTCGGTAGTAGAATTGGATTCTGCCTTTTTAAAAATGAAGGATGCATTCTCCCTCGTAGACTTAGGAGTTTCCATTCTAAAAACTAGCAAAGAATTATACGATGCAAGAATCGAATCCTCAAAATTTGAAGGGAGTCTTAAAAAGCTCGGACTTTCCGTTGAGGAAGTAGGAAACCTTTCTTCCACTGCGTTTCAACTTTCTACGAAAACGGGTATCCCGGTGGAAGAAATGTTATCTGGAATGAATAAAATAAAAACATCATTCAAAAATCTGAATGCTTCCGATCTAAAAACGTTAACCGAAAAAATAGCGACAGCGACTCTCGCATCCGGAGGACACTTCTCCGAATTAACGGAACAGTTGATTGCTTCAAGTAAACAGCTCAAGAATTTTAACGGGGACATCAATGAATTAGACTTTAGCAAGCTCAACTACGTGGGTATAGCATCCTCTAAGTTGGATACGCTTCCTTCCCAAATCAATCGAGTTTCGAACGCATGGAACAATTTCAAAATTCTATTAGGTAAGGGTATCGAAGGGTCTGGCTTAGTAAAATTCGGATTTATCGGATCTGTCCTTAAAGAAATTTTCAAATCTTTGGCTGATGGAATCGGTAAGTTGAATTTGTTTCTTTCAGAAAATCCTAAAGTCGCAGAGTTTGCGGGCACATTTTCTATGTTAGGCGGCTCTGTTCTGATAGGTGCTGGAGCTTTGTTAGTTTTAAAATCGGTCGCCTTGGGCCTTTTTGCGGCTTTGAAAGTTGCCGCTTTATCCAATCCGATCGGCTTGGCGATAGTCGGAATCGTAGCGGCGATTGCTCTCGTAATCACCTATTGGGATGAACTGAAAGGAGCCGCAATTTCAGCTTGGAATTGGATCGTCGATACTTGGAGTAATCTTTCAGGATTTGCAAAATTGCTGATCGTTTGGTTTGCTCCGATCATCGGTATTCCGCTATTGATTTATGAGAATTGGGACAATATCAAAAACTTATTTTCATCAATTGGCGAAAAAATTGCGACTGCCTTTGCTCCGATTAAACCGCATATTCAGTGGTTTATTTCCATCCCTTCTTCTATTCAATCGGGTTGGAATTTCATCACGGATTTTTTCGGAAGCATCGTAGATAAAATCTTAGGCGCTTTCAACGCCCTTCCGACTGGAGTGAAGGAAATTCTTATTCTATCGATGATAAATCCAATCTATGGAATCGGAAGTTTGGTTTGGCAAGCACTGAGTAACGTGATCGGAAACGTTCGTAATCGAATGAAGGAATCGGGTAAAAGTTTATTTACCGCGTTTTCGGACGGAATCATGGATTCGGTTGCGGATCTGAAATCGACTGTCGGTTCCGTTATGGACGCGATCGCTCGTTTTCTACCGCATTCAAACGCCCTGGAAGGTCCACTTTCTAATCTTACTGGTTCAGGGCGATCCTTTGTCGATACGTTTTCGCTCGGAATGAAGAATGAAAAGAATACAATTCCGATTACCGTCAATCAAGTGATGAGCGGATTTCAAAATGGTTTAGGAATGGCGAAAGAATCCGGTCTATCATTCGCAAAAACGGTGTCAGGCGGAGTTTTATCCGGCATCGCAACTTTAAAAAATGCAGGAAAGAATTTGTACACGAAAAGTTTAGATACAATCTCGAATCATTCGGATGCAAAAGAAGGTCCTCTCGCAAAGACATCAGGTTATGGTCGTGCATTTGTAACCACCGTAGCCCATGGTATCGAATCCGAAACGCGGAAAATGAATCCCGTATTACAAAGATTTAACGAAGCTCTTACCCCCGATTCAAAAGGAATTGTTAAGCGAACATTGGAAAATCGTGAAACATCGGAAATTATCTCCGGGAATTCGAAAGCAGGAAATAATATAAATATCGGATCGATCGTCGGTCAATTGGTTCTAGGTGATAGAAATACGAATAGAAAGAAGATTGGAGAAATTCTTACCGAAGCTCTTTTTGCAGAATTGGATCGTTACGAGGAGATGGAGTTAGCATGA